From Erigeron canadensis isolate Cc75 chromosome 8, C_canadensis_v1, whole genome shotgun sequence, one genomic window encodes:
- the LOC122578436 gene encoding stress-associated endoplasmic reticulum protein 2-like produces MTTSKRLADRKVERFEKNIKKRGSVPETTTKKKDSYPVGPMVLCFFVFVVIGSSLVQIIRTATSGGMA; encoded by the exons ATG ACTACATCTAAGCGTTTAGCTGATAGAAAGgtggagaggtttgagaagaATATCAAGAAGCGAGGTTCGGTGCCTGAAACCACGACAAAGAAAAAAGACTCTTACCCTGTTGGACCTATGGTGCTTTGTTTTTTCGTATTTGTCGTCATTGGATCAT CTTTGGTTCAGATCATCCGCACAGCAACAAGTGGAGGCATGGCTTAA